The Vitis vinifera cultivar Pinot Noir 40024 chromosome 18, ASM3070453v1 region CAGCAAGTTCAAATGTGATCAACAAGAACAATTCCATAAATATGATGAAACAGGGAAGGCTGCCTAGAAACTAATTGAGTTGTCAATTGTAATCTAGAAAGCGCATATGGAAAGGGACAAACATGACTTACAAGTGTGTGTGCGTGCAATGGTGCATATGTGCTCCTAAGACACTACACATGATGCACTATAATTAAGGACAGCGGTGTGTTTCCAGGTCTTGTGTATCTGTATGAGGAGCACAGATACAATCATACAAGATGCATATGGCAAAAGAAAAGGATAGCTTTGCAGAAACCATAGCAACTAGTCATTTTGCTTTGCAGGAAGCTGAAGTGTTAGCCTTCAATGGGAGAAAAGATACTGGTGGAAAAGCAACCAGTTGGCACCTTCTTCTCAATTTAACAGGAATTGATAAATGGAAGAGTCTAAGGAgccactattttattttcctcctaAATATTAAGGCTCTGTTTTGAACATTGATAGTActatagaaaggaaaaaatatacaAAGGAATCCtaaattcttttgtttggtaTATCACTGACAGTATGGTATTTCTACAATCTCAGTCTGGGTATAAGCCCACCAAATGGTAAACCCTATGAATGAGTAGGCTTAAGTTAAATCATTCTTAAATTgtcaatttaaaaattattacctaaattttactttaagtaataagattgtttggtcaaattaatttaaatttttttataaattttcaaattgataaatttaccctcattaattttaacaaatatttattctcattaattttaactaatatattTAGTTGTTAAACATCCATATTAAAAGTATTATAgagataaaattatataaaataactcCAAAATATTaactataaaaaatgagttatgatTCTGGAGTTGTTGATGTAAAAGAGATTCCCACTAGATGTAGACAAATTGGGCAAAAGAGATTGAGAATGCataataagataattattttgatttaatacttaaaattatttttaactttagaTGTGACATTAAGTGcttgtttggtagtgattctatgAAACATTTCCAACATTTTTAGCACTTGAAAACAactcttttaacaaaaaattttaagtgttacaAAGGTTAGAAGAGCTTCCTAGAATCACAACCAAATGGATtctaagttattttaccaaacataattaatctatttaatgaattaaattaaattattaagtcattaaattgatttatcaaacaccctctTAGCACAATTGAACTTAAAGtcatattaagttattaacCATTAAGTatcaaattttaccaaacacccactaaGACAGTATTAAGTAAAATTGGAGATAAATGAAACATGAGGGAACCATAGTGGTAAGCGAAAGACCTTCAAACAAATTGAACTGGGAAGAAGatcaataaggaaaaaaataaaataaaatcagtaATTAAACCCCATAATCAATCTATGAAAATCTCAGATGCACAGTTGACTGGCTGAAACTTTAATGGTCCATTTGGATCTAAAAATGTATTAGGAATGAGAAAAAGGGGGAAGGGATCCgaaattcaattatttgattTGTTATCTAAAATATGAAGGTGAATGAAAAAAGATAGGAATTGTTTAAAAGCAtttgcattttcaaattttttattctctaaataAAAACAGAATAAAATTGGCAAATGATGGAGAAAAATTTATCAAGCTCAAACTTATTTTTTCAATTCGCTTCATTTTTTGATTCCTTTCCCTTACTTTTTCTCGGATTCACATAGACTGAACTTCTAAAATTGGCTGCCTTTAAATAAGTTGGTTCCTTCTACAGCTATGATGACTGATCAGGAAGTGCAAATTGAAACGCAAATGAAGAAATATAGAACAATCACCTGAAATGGGTCATCAATCTCCAAAAAATCCCCTTACTTAGAATCTCCCAATTTTATCTCACTCGTCGTGTGTAACATCTTTTACTAAGTAATTCCCAGCCAGTTTTAGCTCTTGGGAAATGCCTCTTTAATATAAACTTCAAAACAAAAGAATACGAAGAACAAAAGCTATCTATCAAATTTACAACCTTTTTGATCAGCTGATCCATTGAACGAGAAAggacaaaattttcaagtgatATCCATTATACAATATAAGGAAACCAAATACAGCTAAAAATCAACAGTGAACACGAGTCAAGAATTTGCAGGAAAGGTGGAAATTCTCGTATAAGCATACATATGATGTGCAGAGAAACGCAgaatttaaaaccaaaacatCTAAGGTTAAGCTAATGCAGCCCAAGACCCTACACTATCCACGGTAAATTCAAGCAGCTGAATCTCCCAATTAATGCCCAATTGATTTTAGGGTTTAACCTCtgaatcatttgaaaatttgattttaaagcaAACAGATTCACACCGATCaaaacagaaaatgaaaaagaaaaaagaaaaaaaaaatcaaacgtCTCTATCCAAGTCCACTTttcagaatattttttttttcgatcCACTGCAATAAGAGAAGAACACTTCGAGAAGAAAGTACCAGAAGGGAGGGCTTGCCGGGAAGCAATGGCAGTAGGGGCGAATAGATTGAATAAGCTCCGAGAAGAAGCGTAGTGGCGGAGCTGTTGGTGGTGGTTGACGACAGCAGAGAAACGGCAAGATCTGAAAGCCGCCGAACGGAATAGGGATCTCAGCAGCACCATCCTCTCCATTTCAGTCTCTCTCTCACAACTTCGCCACAAAAAGCAGAGGAATTAGAAAATGTATCGACTGCAGCGAAGGTGGGCTACTTAGGCTATTTTCAAGGGTTTGATATTGCCAAGGAtgataaaaattagaattactTTCTTTGAAACCTTTttgtgaatttatttatttatttatttttaaatcatgttttcaaaaatttattaaaaataagaaaattatttttgaaaatggttttaagtatatttttgaaaatttattttaaggtttCGAAATATGATTTTAGAACCATTTGATCTCGAATCATAAATCTTTATGTTATATTTGGCTTTAGAgagtattagaaaaaaaaagaaaaaaatattaaaataaattatttttccatctttgttattattatgaaaaatataggaAAGAAAACCAAATCCATTAAAATTAGTTcaagatttatatttttaaaattgtttgaaaaagggttaaaataatttaaataaatttaaaatgatatataaaaataatttaaataaatttaaatttattttttattttcttttattttttaaatattcttttcttcacatttttcttttaatatttttttgagaataaaatgtAGGTTAAAGTTATCTTTTATtctgaaaaatactaaaaaaaaaaagttcaatatGCCTGGTTTCAAGAAAGTATCCaaacaaagtaaaaaaatatttaaaaataataattttattaattttgattatattaaaaaatacaaaaaaaaagcaaatataattaaaattagtttaaaatttatatactttaaaatcattaaattttaatattattaaaataaatgaaatgagtttgaagtaaaatataaaaattatttattaactttattttatttacttttttttttttttttttacattaattcttcatcttatttccttataatttttcattaattttttcaagTACCAAACttattaaggaaaattatttctattatatatatctaaaatatcaattaaaaaattatatatttttaaattatttaatctttatatataagaaaaaaaagacatgaaaagaaatattatgtcaaaatattttattaattttaaatatttattttctattttttaattttcctttctttatattttctgttatgttgagatattagaatgctttccttatatcattctttccttatatcattcagtGTTgtgatattaggaatgtttagatattaggaatattgagatattaagaatattaagatattaggaaagttgagatattaagatattatttgttttttccttatattattcttttcttatatcatcctttctcattcttagaatggtgattaccctctatatatactctgtacatgaatgaatgaaagtatgaatgaaaaactaccattcatcaatttgaagatggtatcagagccatggaactaTTGTTTTTCAATCTGAAGGTACTTTCAATCCATGAATTAGTTTGACTGAATCAAACTATGACGTTTGGTCACAACTCGTGGAGATGCATATTGCCGAACGGGAAAAACTTTCCTACATTCGAGGTAAGACAAATCTACCAAAAGAGTCAgaagatggatatgaaaaatggtatgctgagaatcaaaaggtgaagagaTGGTTGTTAATGTCCATGAGTCCAGAAATTATGAAGCGTTACTTACGCTTAACCACCGCTCAAGAAATTTGGAGTGCATTATCAAAGGCCTTCtatgatggaagtgatgaattACAAGTTTTCACTTTGAATCAAAAAGCTTTCACTGCTAAACAAAACGGCAGGTCTCTTTCTGAATATTATGGAGagttaattgaaattttttgcgAATTGGATCATCAGGATAAGGTAGTCATGAAAGACCCTGAGGACATTGCAGCATACCGAAAATCCATTGAACGACAATGGGTGCACATCTTTCTTGCTGGATTGGGTGGTGACTTTGAGCAGGTTCGAGGAGAGATTCTACGCAAAGATCCTTTTCCCAATTTGGAAGAATGCTATGCATTGATTCGACGAGAGGCAGTACGTCATGCTAGTATGAAAGCAGAATCTGACAACCCTGACACCTCGGCTATGGTAGTCCAACAACAATCAACCCGAAATTGGCAGGACCaatccaagaccaaccatcctaagacagaCCCTactattgataagtcaaccttcaaatgcactcactgcaataagactggtcataccaagagttgttgctttgaaattgtgggatatccagactggtgggatcacaatcgtgatcaacggaagaaggattccaagaaaacctcgactgtagttgttgccgaaataaaaacagaggctaatgttgatgagaaagcctctgcattggtagccgctatagattatggtggtaagtttttaaatacttctacacctgttattaatagtgcatggataattgattctggtgctacagatcatatgacttttgattctagataGGTCTAACCttttagaccttcctcacaaaaaattgtttccacagccaatggtaacacaacccaagttattggggaaggatccttaactcttactgatactttgaatttggattctatttTAGTTATTCCATCCTtaaattacaatcttttgtcagtttctcaaatcactgcagccttatcttgtattgtcattttttggcctgaattttgtgtttttaagaacatctaaacaagacagacgattggttgtggtattaagcggggaaaactctattatttggacttgcagtcaaaggattcaaataagttgcgacaagccttgatggcagatagatctgagggggagaagaaaaagtctgaaatttggttgtggcatcgacgtttgggacatgcttcctttggttatttaaaaaaattgtttcttagtttgtttgcaaagagtgatatttctggtttccgttgtgatatttgtgaattggctaaaagccatcgtgcttcgtttccattaattttgaataaaagtccgtctccttttatggttatacattctgatgtttggggcccatccaaagtccaaACTTTGAGTGGTtcgcgttggtttgttacttttattgatgattgtactagaatgacatggttatgcttgatgaagaccaaagatgaagtgaacttgttgtttcaaaaatttcataaaatgattgaaactcagtacaatgcaaaggttcgggttttgcgaagtgataatggtggagaatatcagagttctgatcttcaaaagtatttggaaggacatgacatcattcatcagactacttgttccaatacaccccaacaaaatggagtcgctgaacggaaaaatcgacacttgttagaggttgttcgtgcttccttgatagcagcaaaaataccaatatcttattggggagaagcaatcacatctgccgcatacttgatcaattgGGTACCTTatagctcaattaacttccaaacacctttccaagctcttactaatgccatagttgccccaaccgtcccaaatctacctcctcgtgtttttggttgcgtggcatttgtgcatctacgcAAACACCAatgcaccaagttaacttctcatgcattgcaatgtgtgtttgttggatatgcattgcacaaacagggatatcgatgttaccatcctccaactcgacgaatgtttattacaatggatgtggtgtttcatgaagattcgatgtatttttcatctgagtctgaacttcagggggagtaccataaggaaattcagactctcgattatgattatcatatctttgAGGAGGaggaatctggacaatctgaactaatgaaccaggaagcgggtgagttggatatgagtggtcaacaatttgggtctgaagatgtcttcactgaaataccaaactaatcgtcgtctgttgagggtgttcttaatttggaacccgatccattcatgaaacggttaccacaccgtcataatagaggtattcctaaacccacatatgaacctgaattgtctaccaaagtcaaatatctcatgagcaactatgtgtctaatcATCGTTTGTctaaatcaaataagtcatttgtaaatcaattatctactgtagctattcctaacagtgtgcaggaagccttagctgatccaaggtggaaaacaaccatgaatgaagagatgaaatcattgcagaataatgaaacatgggaactcgtagaatgtccaccaggaaagaagccagttgggtgtcgttggatctatactgtgaagtacaaggcagatggtagtattgaacgatttaaagcaagattggtagcaaaagggtacactcaaacttatggaattgactacacagagacatttgcacctgtagctaagatcaacatggttcgagtattactatctttagctgcaaacctagattggccattacaacagttcgatgtgaaaaatgcctttctgcatggcgagttatctgaagaagtatatatggatcttccaccaagatgcatggtgtcagaaaagtaATGTCAagaggtgtgcaaattgaagaagtcgtTGTATGGGTTGAAACAATCCccaagagcatggtttggaaggttcacaaagtcaatgagagcttttggctatcgtcaaagtaattcagatcacactttgttcctgaaaaagcaacatggtaagattacgacactcatcgtatatgtgaatgacatggtagttataggaaatgatcctgaagaaagaaaagctctgcaaaattatctatctagagaattcgaaatgaaagatctaggtcttctaaaatactttcttgggattgaagtttctcgatcaagtgaaggaatttttctgtctcaaagaaagtatgccttagatcttttacaggagactggaatgtcgggatgtcaacctgttaatacaccaatagaagaaggtctgaaattgtgtgttgagtctaatcaagtatcaaccgataagggaagatactagagacttgtggggagattaatgtacttagctcatacaagactagatcttgcttatgcattaagtgtagtgagtcaatacatgcataatcctggagagcaacatatgaatgcagtcatgcgtattttgaggtatttgaagaatactcctgggaagggaattttgttcgctaaaaatgttgatcatcagagtatagaagtatatattgATGCTAATTGGGCcagtgcagtggatgatagacgatctacatctggttactttacctttgtaggtggtaatcttgtgacatggaaaagtaagaagcagaatgtcgtcgctcgctcaagtgcagaagcggaatttagaggtatgactctaggactttgtgaggcattatggttAAGACTCCTCTTATAGGATGTAGGTtccctatctaggcaaccaatccgattgttttgttaCAATAAAGCTgtatgtgacattgctcataatccagtacaacatgatcgtacaaaacatgtcgaggtggatagattcttcattaaggaaaagttggatgataagattgtggaattgcctaagattcgatcagaagatcaattgatcgatatcctcaccaaaactgtctcaagtcaagtattctcaaaatttttagacaagttgggcatgtgtgacatctatgcaccaacttgagggggagtgttgagatattagaatGCTTTcattatatcattctttccttatgtcATTCAGTGTTGTGATATTatgaatgtttagatattagaaatattgagatattaagaatattaagatattaggaaagttgagatattaggatattatttgttatttccttatattattctttccttgtatcatcctttcccattcttagaatggtgattaccctctatatatactctgtacatgaacgaatgaaagtatgaatgaaaaactaccattcatcaatttgaagatgttaaacttttgaaaaataacatataattaaacaattattgatgttaagtggtgtttgtttttttaagtaaatctaaatagaattgaattattaagtattatatagtttgtttttttttaatcagtttatttttattaaatattaaatattaatagggTGGAGGCTGCTTTGAGATTGCGTTTGAAATACATGTATTTTTTAGGGAGAATTACCCAAAAGGGTGGGTTGGGCAGAACAATTACTAGAAAGGATgaaatcttttaataatttttggagAGGACTTTAATAGGTTTAATATACCAAAATTGCCttttaactaaaacttttaaaatttaaagcatttaaagcacttcacttgatttgtcaatACATTTATGGTACATGGGTCacacatttattgtaattattgatatttaaattttaaatcaaaattttgggtttaacccttacaattatatataattggttacttaaatttactatttaaaacaaaaatacttttaaaaaatattttcaaaatatcatttatttatttttaccttttttaattttataaagaaaaaaataagttttataattatataataaaaatgatgatttatatatatatatatatatatatatatatatatatatatatatatatattataattttaaattgataaattatgtttttgtattaaatttaaggaagataaaatgtttaatttttcattcagattctttaaaaagaataagaaaatgatagagaatgtttaatcattttttatttttataataaaataattttaaaaaatttatatgattttttttcctttgcatagtgttttttattttttatttttaaattttcatataaattttttttctcaacaatggatgatgttaatatatttgatatgttgaatattaataaggtataaaagATAAtccttaaaattattacttttattataaaatacagacacaacaaaaatatgttataattacaatataaatacacttacattacaatatattacaataaaacctaattaagaaatttataaatttttttataaaaatggtaattttgtatgatcataccatatttcacaacatacttatatcataaataatttctgaaaccaaatgaaatactaatttgaattcacgtagtttatatatatataaaaattattaaataatttcaaaatactaaataaatgttgttaatatattgatacgatatgttaataccaatagggtttgaataaacatttttagaattattacttttgtaatgaaatataggtacaacataaatacattatacttacaatataaatacactatcattacaatatattacaatataatttaatttatttttatttaattttttcacgtgctatattacccaatgaataattgtgagttattccatttaataggtgtgtgttagtgaattgaatatttatatattattcaattgatgagtgctcgtaaaaaataattattcattatattatgataataaggtttttaattgtatattttatatataaaacgatataataactttaagatatagtttttatttataagatattaaaaattatttttttacaaggttctttaaaaaatctcaatatttttgaaaaaaaatagtaaatttttaaacaatcatttaattgttcaaaagtgacaataattttttcaaCCTAAGAAATGTAATatgtacttatcatcatgtatgaGCCCCACATTATTaacaatttcaatttatttataaataatataaaaaacatatttaagggTAAAATTGTCCTCTAAAAAAGATAACCTtcataatcattattttttccGTCGACCCTTTTGGCTAATTCTCCTATTTTTTGGAGCCATGATTGGTTGACCTGGAAGCAGCCAAAATGCCTTGGCGTGATGGAAAGCGATAACGAGACTAAGAGGAGGGCGGCTCTAACCAAAGAAAGCTCCTCGCTTTCTATTATCCCTCTCTATCTCTCTATCTCTTTCTCTGGGTGATGGATTCAGCCAAACCTGAATTAGCACGCGAAGTTCTTCCGCTTCTCCGAATACACAAAGATGGCAGCGTCGAGAGGCTTCGAGGCACCGAGGTTGTTCCGGCAGGCACTGATCCTCAAACAGGAGTTTCATCCAAAGATGTGACTATCATCCCAGAAATAGACCTCTCCGCTCGCCTCTTCCTCCCAAAACTCACCAACCCTAACCAGAAACTCCCTCTCCTTGTCTACTTCCACGGTGGTGGTTTCTATCTCTCCACACCCTTCGCTCCAAACTACCATAACTACCTCAATTCACTGGTTTCCCAAGCAAACGTTGTTGCTGTTTCTGTCAACTACAGAAAAGCTCCTGAACACCCTATTCCTGCTGCGTACGAAGACTCCTGGGCAGCACTACAGTGGGTTGCTTCCCACTGTAATGGTAATGGGCCGGAGGCTTGGTTGAACGAGCATGCCAATTTCGAGAGGATCTTCCTTTCCGGAGAGAGCGCTGGCGCTAACATCGTTCATAACTTGGCAATGGCCGCCGGAAGAGGAGACGCCGAGTCTGGGCTTGGGGTGAGGCTTCTGGGGGTTGCTCTGGTCCACCCCTTCTTCTGGGGGTCGACCCCTATTGGGTCGGAGGCGGTGGATCCGGAGAGAAAGGCTTGGGTGGACTCGGTGTGGCCGTTCGTGTGTCCGTCGATGCCGGACAGTGACGACCCACGATTGAACCCGGTGGCGGAGGGTGCACCAAGCTTGGTGGGGTTGGGTTGTGGTAGGGCGCTGGTTTGTGTGGCTGAGAAGGACGTGTTGAGAGATAGGGGTTTGGTTTACTACTCGGCTTTGGCTGGGAGCGGATGGATGGGTGTGGCGGAGATGTTCGAGACGGATGGTGAGGACCATGCCTTTCACCTTCATGATTTGGGGTGTGAAAAGGCCAGAGATTTGATCCAACGCTTGGCTGCTTTCTTGAATAGGGACATGCTTCCTTGGATTTGATATTTTGACTTTCTGTTTATTGAActtatattgaataattttaacaGCTCCACTTCGATTTGAGTTTCTTGGTAATCCTTGTAATGTATTCATCTATTTTCATAATCATCCAGTTCTCCATGATTGTTGTCTTCAATCTTCATACATGAGTTTCGCTAGCCGAGtccatttgaaaaaaaaaaaacagaaaattacgACTTTGAGGTTGGACAATGTTacacttctctctctctctctcgctctctctcgaCTTTGAGGTTGGACAATGTTAcactcctctctctctctcagaaTAATATGAATTGATGATGTCAGCAAAAATGTTGATTAAAATTCCAACATTCTTCTTTTGTaaacaaataagaaaaccaTCACATAGGATACAATCGGCATGATTAGGTATCAAAAGATAGTATTTTCACTATTAAAAATACTGTTTTTAGAAATGGATAggatattaaattaaaaaaattatcgatTCATGGTTTATTAGTCGGATCAATAATTGAATACTATGGTTGAATTCCtgacattataaatataaaatttatattttattaaaatatatatacgaACTACTTATATGGTATTTATATCTATGCATATCTTATAGAGACACAAATGGGCTTGGAAGGAAGGAACCTAGGCCACATGAATGATGAGTCCATGTAGCCTTTGGCCAAGGCTCACTTACCATTTTGAGGTCgttcttcatttttatattacaGGAACAATAATTTCATGTCACACCCTAAAAGGACCTTAAAATGCAAGTTCAAAGGGAAAGGCAACTTATACCCaccaaatattttctattgcataatttaatttcatatgaTAAAGTGagatttatatcaaattataaatctttatgttatatttggttccatgagagtatcaaaaaatagaaaagaaataccAAGAcaactcatttttctttgttcgttattattatgaaaattatgataaaaaatcaaatataattaaaattagttaaaaatttatatatttttaaatgatttaatctttatatgaaagagtcaaaaagaaaaaaatatgaaaaaaaaacattttactaGGTTTGGTTATattatagaaaaaacaaaataaaatcaaatataattaaaattatttatttttaaatgatttaatctttatatagaataaaattcatttattaactttaaatctttttttatttactttttctttattt contains the following coding sequences:
- the LOC100259070 gene encoding probable carboxylesterase 2 gives rise to the protein MDSAKPELAREVLPLLRIHKDGSVERLRGTEVVPAGTDPQTGVSSKDVTIIPEIDLSARLFLPKLTNPNQKLPLLVYFHGGGFYLSTPFAPNYHNYLNSLVSQANVVAVSVNYRKAPEHPIPAAYEDSWAALQWVASHCNGNGPEAWLNEHANFERIFLSGESAGANIVHNLAMAAGRGDAESGLGVRLLGVALVHPFFWGSTPIGSEAVDPERKAWVDSVWPFVCPSMPDSDDPRLNPVAEGAPSLVGLGCGRALVCVAEKDVLRDRGLVYYSALAGSGWMGVAEMFETDGEDHAFHLHDLGCEKARDLIQRLAAFLNRDMLPWI